A single genomic interval of Streptomyces graminofaciens harbors:
- a CDS encoding DUF4280 domain-containing protein, with protein sequence MGLLVTATAVVSCTSGTVPGTLSVPPGPVLCGGKPVATIQAVVPQLNIPPFGMCMSPNNPMVAQATAAAMGVLTPVPCVPVTPAPWAPGSPTVLVSGQPALTQSSKCACTWGGNIQIGFPGQQNTQVAD encoded by the coding sequence ATGGGGCTGCTCGTGACGGCGACGGCAGTGGTCAGCTGCACGTCGGGCACGGTTCCCGGGACGTTGTCCGTGCCCCCCGGGCCCGTGCTGTGCGGGGGCAAGCCGGTCGCCACCATCCAGGCGGTCGTGCCGCAGCTGAACATCCCGCCGTTCGGGATGTGCATGAGCCCGAACAACCCCATGGTGGCGCAGGCGACCGCCGCCGCGATGGGCGTACTGACGCCCGTGCCGTGCGTGCCTGTCACCCCTGCGCCCTGGGCGCCGGGATCGCCGACGGTACTGGTCTCGGGTCAGCCGGCGCTGACCCAGTCGTCGAAGTGCGCGTGCACATGGGGAGGGAACATCCAGATCGGCTTCCCCGGTCAGCAGAACACACAGGTCGCCGACTGA
- a CDS encoding COG1470 family protein, whose product MTASARLDPPSLSVEPGGSQRVTLHVRNGGDIVEAYRFEVVGAPSAWSAVEPAELSLYPGTGDTVTLTFQPPKAPDTSVGQLPFAVRVLPVERPQDVTIPEGTVEVLPFHAVESELLPRSNRGRLRAGFQVAVRNHGNMPADVTLGAWDTDEKLRYRVHPAKAELAPGEQGHLKLTVRPRHRILRGAVQRHAFQVRVARDGQPGEPLDGAYEQRPLVPALLPKALALAAAAATALTAAWFGLLKPTITSTAGAAVTSQASQAVQSEVKKRQKEVASVASAAASESAKAKAEAGAGTKPSAQPSGAASGAAASGAEGANFYTPLSVRAKAGANAGATFTVPKGKTFLISDMVLQNPQGDSGTLTLNIDGSQVSLLALENFRDMDSPWVTPLRVPAGGKVTMTVDCRTPGAPPSAPKPTTCAESALLNGKMVKS is encoded by the coding sequence ATGACAGCATCTGCGCGGTTGGACCCCCCGTCCCTCTCGGTCGAACCCGGAGGGAGTCAGCGGGTCACCCTGCATGTCCGCAACGGCGGCGACATTGTCGAGGCGTACCGGTTCGAGGTGGTCGGCGCGCCGTCGGCGTGGTCCGCGGTGGAACCGGCCGAGCTGTCGCTCTACCCCGGGACCGGGGACACGGTGACGTTGACCTTCCAGCCCCCGAAGGCACCCGACACGTCTGTCGGGCAGCTGCCTTTCGCGGTCCGGGTCCTGCCCGTCGAACGGCCGCAGGACGTGACGATCCCGGAAGGAACGGTGGAGGTTCTGCCGTTCCACGCCGTCGAATCGGAGCTGCTCCCGCGCTCGAACCGGGGACGGCTCCGCGCGGGGTTCCAGGTGGCGGTGCGCAACCACGGCAACATGCCGGCTGACGTCACGCTCGGGGCATGGGACACCGACGAGAAACTGCGGTACCGCGTCCACCCGGCCAAGGCCGAACTCGCGCCCGGGGAGCAGGGCCATCTCAAGCTGACGGTACGGCCGCGCCATCGCATTCTGCGAGGTGCGGTGCAGCGACACGCCTTCCAGGTCCGCGTCGCACGCGACGGACAGCCCGGTGAGCCCCTTGACGGCGCGTACGAGCAGCGCCCGCTGGTCCCGGCGCTGCTTCCCAAGGCGCTCGCCCTGGCCGCCGCCGCTGCCACGGCCCTGACGGCGGCGTGGTTCGGCCTGCTCAAGCCGACGATCACCTCGACCGCGGGCGCCGCTGTCACTTCCCAGGCGAGCCAGGCGGTGCAGTCCGAGGTCAAGAAGCGCCAGAAGGAGGTCGCCTCGGTGGCGTCGGCTGCTGCGAGCGAGAGCGCGAAGGCAAAGGCAGAGGCAGGGGCGGGTACGAAACCGTCGGCACAGCCCTCCGGGGCCGCCTCCGGGGCCGCCGCGTCCGGGGCGGAGGGCGCCAACTTCTACACGCCGTTGTCCGTGCGGGCCAAGGCCGGCGCGAACGCCGGCGCCACGTTCACCGTGCCGAAGGGCAAGACGTTCCTGATCTCGGACATGGTCCTGCAGAACCCTCAGGGCGACTCCGGAACCCTCACGCTGAACATCGACGGATCCCAGGTGTCCCTGCTCGCGCTGGAGAACTTCCGCGACATGGACAGCCCCTGGGTGACGCCGCTCCGGGTCCCGGCCGGCGGCAAGGTCACGATGACCGTCGACTGCCGCACCCCAGGAGCGCCGCCTTCCGCCCCCAAGCCCACCACCTGCGCCGAATCCGCGCTGCTGAACGGCAAGATGGTCAAGTCGTGA
- a CDS encoding helix-turn-helix transcriptional regulator produces the protein MERVAVFVHAEDQISRSGVVSQLRQRPELWVLQESEQERAAVVFVVTDSVDDHTAVLLRRLGRTSAARVVLIASRVDDSGLITAAECGVLGVVRRSEATPDRIVQVALLAARGESSMPSDLLARLLAQVGKMHQQLLDPRGLSYSGMSTREIGVLKLVADGLDTREIAESLSYSERTVKNILHDVTSRLQLRNRTHAVAYALRQGLI, from the coding sequence GTGGAACGTGTCGCCGTCTTCGTCCACGCCGAAGACCAGATCTCCCGGTCCGGCGTCGTCAGCCAGCTCAGGCAGCGCCCTGAGCTGTGGGTACTCCAGGAATCCGAACAGGAGCGGGCCGCGGTCGTGTTCGTCGTCACCGACAGCGTCGACGATCACACCGCGGTCCTGCTGCGCCGACTCGGCCGTACGTCCGCCGCACGCGTCGTGCTGATCGCCTCCCGCGTCGACGACTCGGGCCTCATCACAGCGGCGGAGTGCGGGGTCCTGGGTGTGGTGCGCCGCTCGGAGGCGACCCCGGACCGGATCGTCCAGGTGGCCCTGCTGGCGGCCCGGGGCGAGAGCAGCATGCCGTCCGACCTGCTGGCCCGTCTGCTGGCCCAGGTCGGCAAGATGCACCAGCAACTGCTCGACCCGCGTGGGCTGTCCTACTCCGGTATGAGCACGCGTGAGATCGGGGTGCTCAAGCTCGTCGCCGATGGGCTGGACACCCGGGAGATCGCCGAGAGCCTCTCCTATTCGGAGCGCACCGTGAAGAACATCCTGCACGACGTGACGAGCCGACTGCAGTTACGCAACCGCACGCACGCGGTCGCGTACGCGTTGCGCCAAGGCCTCATCTGA
- a CDS encoding CARDB domain-containing protein yields MGTLLGVVSPEGRSAAAPADTAAPGRIAFYGSKHRSLGTVALGGESADSSVPLFPGPQHYDDDASAQGDAIVWTSLRDSTEAQVYTQRGKGPVARVTTASSGVRHPRLSPDGKRVAFAATTGRTDGLHDIWVVRVEGGQARRITRSGDNTWPTWSPDGKRLAFSTQMDDDSPYQLFTVAVEGGPMRQITTGDDCADGPGATEPAWSPTDAGTLLYTCEGRPGGFPAETGLHLVLLSLSGSQSAALPSGWQGREGSWSPDGASLAFVGHGEPGSDDWRNLIYTAPARKTAAPVLRLAEDRQVSGPSWYTPAGGGTELLVARDSAAETGRLDLSDMLPDGSDPRDLGLSAAVSSSSVSGDWAAKGPVYSPDGQRIAFTRRERRSDETVARIWIANADGSAARPLHALTAAGDRETSPAWSPDGLRIAVVRESHGEDGRPWQWIAVIDVASGQEVFSVVPESHEFAIQPSYAPDGRTLLFARVNITDSFSEIWSVRASDGGGPVNLTAASGPFREPPTDITPAVSPDGSTIAFVWDYGIWLMDADGTDRRPLPGGESGQSAPAWSADGSRIAFTSRAREQARIHSVDVATGALTVLVPLGYTGVRGDTSHQQSPTWQPTADLDTSPLSGPGELKPGDKATVTLSVRDLGPVAEPAARLVVSVPQGLRLTAMESDTGRCETARFTCDLGALSAGAAAQVTLRLTATAEGSFPLVWTVSGSVFDPDPADNHGTAQVSVGAPAPVPPTVPPVLTVVAGPSPGYVGGSVTVTYTVTNTGDRSVTGLSLAIKLPEKLTVSALPAACRTAAGCTVGNLEPGGSTVVQAVLTPTEAGRYRLGATVSATSHTEADSAVRAETVLTVRQPEITALPPVGSPGTVTLVRGAGFPPGVPVRLDWSPGITAAANPSKPGADGSFVAQMLILEGDRTGRRTVTATGSGFDPVSAPFLVTGARLLPPLRDVGTDDIPDDIPDDIPDDIPDDIPDAGPDAGTQSGTDAGASGAPARPSAQGRKP; encoded by the coding sequence TTGGGGACGCTGCTGGGCGTCGTCTCCCCGGAGGGAAGAAGTGCCGCGGCGCCGGCCGACACCGCGGCCCCGGGACGCATCGCGTTCTACGGGTCGAAGCACCGCAGCCTGGGCACGGTGGCCCTCGGCGGCGAGAGCGCCGACTCCAGCGTTCCGCTCTTCCCCGGTCCGCAGCACTACGACGACGACGCCTCGGCCCAGGGCGACGCCATCGTCTGGACGAGCCTGCGGGACTCCACCGAAGCCCAGGTCTACACACAGCGCGGCAAGGGCCCCGTCGCCCGGGTCACCACCGCGTCTTCCGGGGTGCGGCACCCGCGGCTCTCCCCGGACGGCAAGCGGGTGGCCTTCGCCGCCACGACCGGTCGGACCGACGGTCTGCACGACATCTGGGTCGTGCGCGTCGAGGGCGGTCAGGCGCGGCGGATCACCCGCTCAGGCGACAACACATGGCCCACCTGGTCGCCGGACGGCAAGCGACTGGCCTTCAGCACCCAGATGGACGACGACTCCCCGTACCAGCTCTTCACCGTCGCGGTGGAGGGCGGGCCGATGCGGCAGATCACCACTGGGGACGACTGCGCCGACGGCCCCGGTGCGACCGAGCCCGCCTGGTCGCCGACCGACGCAGGCACGCTCCTCTACACCTGCGAGGGGCGGCCGGGGGGTTTCCCGGCCGAGACCGGCCTGCACCTGGTGCTCCTGTCCCTGAGCGGGTCCCAGTCCGCCGCGCTTCCGTCCGGCTGGCAGGGCCGGGAGGGCAGTTGGTCGCCGGACGGCGCGAGCCTGGCCTTCGTCGGCCACGGTGAGCCGGGCTCCGACGACTGGCGGAACCTCATCTACACGGCGCCGGCCCGCAAAACGGCGGCCCCCGTCCTGCGGCTGGCGGAGGACCGGCAGGTCAGCGGCCCCAGTTGGTACACGCCCGCCGGAGGGGGCACCGAACTGCTCGTCGCCCGCGACTCGGCGGCGGAGACCGGCCGCCTCGACCTGTCGGACATGCTGCCCGACGGATCCGACCCGCGCGACCTGGGTCTGTCGGCCGCCGTGTCCTCCTCCTCCGTCAGCGGCGACTGGGCGGCCAAAGGACCCGTGTACTCGCCGGACGGGCAGCGGATCGCCTTCACCCGGCGCGAACGGAGGAGCGACGAGACCGTGGCCCGGATCTGGATCGCGAACGCCGATGGATCAGCCGCCCGGCCGCTGCACGCCCTGACCGCGGCCGGGGACCGGGAGACCTCCCCGGCCTGGTCGCCGGACGGACTGCGGATCGCGGTCGTGCGGGAGAGCCACGGCGAGGACGGCCGCCCATGGCAGTGGATCGCCGTGATCGACGTCGCCTCGGGCCAGGAGGTCTTCAGCGTGGTCCCCGAGAGCCACGAGTTCGCCATCCAGCCGTCGTACGCGCCGGACGGCCGCACGCTGCTGTTCGCCCGGGTGAACATCACGGACTCCTTCTCGGAGATCTGGTCGGTCCGCGCCTCCGACGGCGGCGGGCCGGTCAACCTGACCGCTGCCTCCGGGCCGTTCAGGGAGCCCCCGACCGACATCACCCCCGCGGTCTCACCCGACGGTTCCACGATCGCCTTCGTCTGGGACTACGGCATCTGGCTGATGGACGCGGACGGTACCGACCGCCGCCCGCTGCCGGGCGGAGAGTCCGGCCAGTCCGCTCCGGCCTGGTCCGCCGACGGGTCACGGATCGCCTTCACCAGCCGGGCGAGGGAACAGGCCCGGATCCACAGCGTCGACGTCGCAACGGGCGCCCTCACGGTCCTTGTGCCGCTGGGGTATACCGGAGTGCGCGGCGACACCAGCCACCAGCAGTCGCCGACCTGGCAGCCGACCGCCGACCTCGACACCTCGCCGCTCTCCGGCCCGGGAGAGCTGAAACCGGGTGACAAGGCGACCGTCACCCTGAGCGTGCGCGACCTCGGGCCGGTGGCGGAACCCGCCGCGCGGCTGGTCGTCTCCGTACCGCAGGGGCTGCGGCTGACCGCCATGGAGTCGGACACGGGCAGGTGTGAAACAGCCCGGTTCACCTGCGACCTCGGCGCGCTGTCCGCGGGGGCGGCGGCCCAGGTGACGCTCCGTCTCACGGCCACGGCCGAGGGCTCGTTCCCCCTCGTATGGACCGTGTCCGGCTCCGTGTTCGACCCCGATCCGGCCGACAACCACGGGACCGCGCAGGTCTCGGTCGGCGCACCGGCACCTGTACCGCCGACGGTCCCGCCCGTGCTGACCGTCGTGGCGGGCCCCAGCCCCGGCTATGTCGGTGGCAGCGTCACGGTGACCTACACAGTGACGAACACCGGCGACCGGAGCGTGACGGGACTGTCACTGGCCATCAAGCTCCCCGAGAAGCTCACGGTGAGCGCGCTGCCGGCCGCCTGCCGCACCGCCGCCGGCTGCACGGTCGGCAACCTGGAACCGGGAGGCTCCACCGTCGTACAGGCCGTACTGACCCCGACGGAGGCCGGGCGGTACCGGCTCGGCGCCACGGTGAGCGCGACCTCGCACACGGAGGCGGACAGCGCCGTGCGGGCCGAGACGGTCCTGACGGTACGTCAGCCGGAGATCACCGCACTGCCACCGGTCGGCAGCCCGGGCACGGTCACCCTGGTCCGGGGAGCCGGCTTCCCGCCGGGGGTCCCGGTGCGGCTCGACTGGAGTCCGGGCATCACGGCGGCGGCCAACCCCTCGAAACCCGGGGCCGACGGGTCGTTCGTGGCGCAGATGCTGATCCTGGAGGGCGACCGCACCGGCCGGCGGACAGTCACCGCCACCGGCTCCGGGTTCGACCCCGTCTCCGCCCCATTCCTCGTGACCGGGGCCCGGTTGCTACCGCCACTCCGCGATGTCGGTACGGACGACATCCCGGACGACATCCCGGACGACATCCCGGACGACATCCCGGACGACATCCCGGATGCCGGCCCGGACGCCGGTACGCAATCCGGTACGGACGCCGGCGCGAGCGGGGCCCCGGCCCGGCCGTCGGCCCAGGGGCGGAAGCCGTGA
- a CDS encoding DUF4255 domain-containing protein: MIHEVDEALRSLLSEEILGETGAEVVFEAPTREWVARRSGAPAVNVFLYDVREDLERRQQGLRTELDDRGRTVQLSEPPRWYSLSYLVTAWTKRPQDEHRLLSLLLAGLVGAGCLAPARLTGSLAELDLTVPLGVAHPPAGHRALADVWSALGGELKPSLDVVVTAPLIPIGRPVAPPVTDGMELRTLDRSSGPEATRRSERRRSRHQDAGRDARRDAGQDARRDAGQDARRDAPDGQPPAPRPGAAPMLGARRVRGPAAGGGSAVGGGSAPGAVRR, from the coding sequence GTGATCCATGAGGTGGACGAGGCCCTGCGGAGCCTGCTGAGCGAGGAGATCCTCGGGGAGACCGGCGCCGAGGTGGTCTTCGAGGCCCCCACCCGGGAGTGGGTGGCCAGACGGTCCGGCGCCCCCGCCGTCAACGTCTTCCTCTACGACGTACGCGAAGACCTCGAACGACGGCAGCAGGGCCTCCGTACCGAACTCGACGACCGGGGCAGGACCGTGCAACTGAGCGAACCGCCTCGCTGGTACAGCCTCTCCTACCTGGTCACCGCCTGGACCAAGCGGCCGCAGGACGAGCACCGGCTGCTGTCGCTGCTGCTGGCGGGCCTGGTGGGTGCGGGATGCCTGGCGCCCGCGCGGCTCACCGGGTCGCTGGCGGAGCTGGACCTGACCGTCCCTCTGGGCGTCGCTCATCCGCCCGCCGGGCACCGGGCGCTGGCCGATGTCTGGTCGGCGCTCGGCGGCGAGCTCAAGCCCTCCCTGGACGTGGTCGTGACCGCCCCGCTGATACCCATAGGCCGGCCCGTCGCACCACCGGTGACGGACGGCATGGAACTGCGCACCTTGGACCGGAGCAGCGGTCCGGAGGCGACGCGCCGCAGCGAGAGACGGCGCTCGCGCCATCAGGACGCAGGTCGGGACGCACGTCGGGACGCAGGTCAGGACGCACGTCGGGACGCAGGTCAGGACGCACGTCGGGACGCGCCCGATGGGCAGCCCCCCGCGCCCAGGCCGGGCGCGGCGCCCATGCTGGGTGCCCGCCGGGTCCGCGGCCCGGCGGCGGGCGGCGGTTCGGCAGTGGGCGGCGGTTCGGCGCCGGGGGCGGTGCGGCGTTGA
- a CDS encoding ATP-binding protein encodes MNGTSVETAAKPSGPTPDADPGPGGAATSGPCRPPARLGVVERLVRAAVDRRRGADPHPDDPLRGLYLSEEHVGRLLEGPDGIGSGPGEGSPAAAAEPRAEQAGTPDAGRPVPPLESLARRFGLSPLDVDILLIALLPDLDAGYEQLYGYLNDDVTRRRAGIGLALDVLGADPRHSGVRARFSEGGPLVGGGLLEIEDPGRPFLARGLRVPDRVAAYLLGDDTPDPRTGAVLRALPPPEAGAQGLPGAGAQGLQGAGVQDFPGASAPDLPGTGAPDLLQAGAPAFPGAGPPALPEAVGTPVASLAAALRAGVRLVHLHQEQGGSATGVAATGLRLAGLTALALDLTALVSAPHPEQLVPVVVREARLRGGGLVAGPLEALEPAAHPEHRRLLRTLGALPVPVVLTGHRAWDPQWSPTSPLVLAVPGLDADERAALWREALAPAGGLAGGEAAVAGLMSAYVLTPEQIRRAAVTARGLAASTGGPVTRAQLSTAVRAQNATGLDRLARRIEPAVGWADLVVPEPVSEQLGELARRARHRDRVLGQWGMRPGGGRGRGVMALLAGESGTGKTMSAEVIAGDLGLDLYVVDLSSVVDKYIGETEKNLERIFTEAAGVNGILLFDEADAIFSKRSEVKDSHDRNANMESAYLLQRMESFDGIAVLTTNLRSNLDEAFIRRLDVIVDFPLPAAPLRRDLWDRCLGPAIPREDGLDLDFCARFELAGGSIRSCVITAAYQAAESGRPVSTADLVGAVRQEYRKLGRLVLDHEFAPGWGARGGGF; translated from the coding sequence TTGAACGGGACCTCCGTGGAAACCGCCGCGAAGCCCTCGGGGCCGACCCCCGACGCGGACCCGGGCCCGGGCGGGGCGGCCACGTCCGGGCCGTGCCGGCCGCCCGCCCGTCTCGGCGTCGTCGAGCGGCTGGTGCGCGCGGCGGTGGACCGGCGGCGTGGCGCCGACCCGCATCCGGACGACCCGCTGCGTGGCCTGTACCTGTCCGAGGAGCACGTCGGCCGCTTGCTGGAGGGGCCGGACGGCATCGGCTCCGGCCCCGGTGAGGGGTCACCTGCCGCCGCGGCGGAGCCCCGGGCGGAACAGGCCGGGACACCGGATGCCGGGCGGCCTGTTCCGCCCTTGGAGTCGCTCGCCCGGCGCTTCGGGCTGAGCCCCCTCGATGTCGACATCCTCCTGATCGCCCTCCTCCCGGATCTCGACGCCGGCTACGAACAGCTCTACGGCTATCTCAACGACGACGTCACCCGGCGGCGGGCCGGCATCGGGCTCGCCCTGGACGTGCTGGGCGCCGATCCCAGGCATTCCGGTGTCAGGGCTCGGTTCTCCGAGGGCGGCCCGCTGGTGGGGGGCGGTCTGCTGGAGATCGAGGACCCCGGCAGGCCGTTCCTCGCCCGGGGACTGCGCGTGCCGGACCGGGTGGCCGCGTATCTGCTGGGCGACGACACTCCGGATCCACGGACGGGCGCCGTGCTCCGCGCCCTGCCTCCGCCGGAGGCCGGTGCCCAGGGCCTCCCGGGGGCGGGTGCCCAGGGCCTTCAGGGGGCGGGTGTCCAGGACTTTCCGGGGGCGAGTGCTCCGGATCTGCCGGGGACGGGTGCCCCGGACCTCCTGCAGGCGGGTGCTCCGGCTTTCCCGGGGGCGGGTCCTCCAGCTCTCCCGGAGGCGGTCGGCACGCCGGTCGCCTCCCTCGCCGCGGCGCTCCGCGCCGGCGTACGCCTGGTCCATCTGCACCAGGAGCAGGGTGGTTCGGCGACCGGCGTGGCGGCCACGGGGCTGCGCCTTGCCGGTCTGACGGCGCTGGCCCTCGACCTCACGGCTCTCGTGTCGGCGCCCCACCCGGAGCAGCTCGTGCCGGTCGTGGTCCGGGAGGCACGGCTGCGCGGCGGCGGACTCGTCGCCGGACCGTTGGAGGCGCTGGAGCCCGCCGCCCACCCCGAACACCGGCGGCTGCTGCGCACCCTGGGGGCGCTGCCGGTGCCGGTCGTCCTCACCGGGCACCGTGCCTGGGACCCCCAGTGGTCCCCGACGAGCCCGTTGGTCCTGGCCGTACCCGGACTGGACGCCGACGAACGCGCGGCACTGTGGCGCGAGGCCCTGGCCCCGGCCGGGGGCCTCGCGGGCGGCGAGGCCGCGGTGGCGGGCCTGATGTCCGCCTACGTGCTGACACCGGAGCAGATCCGGCGTGCCGCCGTAACGGCCCGCGGCCTGGCGGCGTCCACCGGCGGCCCCGTCACCCGGGCCCAGCTGAGCACCGCGGTCCGGGCGCAGAACGCCACGGGGCTCGACCGCCTCGCCCGCCGCATCGAACCGGCCGTGGGCTGGGCGGACCTCGTCGTGCCGGAGCCGGTGAGTGAGCAGCTGGGTGAACTCGCCCGCAGGGCCAGGCACCGTGACCGGGTGCTCGGGCAGTGGGGCATGCGCCCGGGCGGCGGCCGGGGCCGGGGCGTGATGGCGCTGCTCGCGGGGGAGTCCGGCACCGGCAAGACGATGTCCGCGGAGGTGATCGCCGGGGACCTCGGTCTCGACCTGTACGTCGTCGATCTCTCCTCGGTCGTCGACAAGTACATCGGCGAGACGGAGAAGAACCTGGAACGGATCTTCACCGAGGCGGCAGGAGTGAACGGCATCCTGCTCTTCGACGAGGCCGACGCCATCTTCAGCAAGCGCTCCGAGGTGAAGGACTCCCATGACCGCAACGCGAACATGGAGAGCGCCTATCTGCTCCAGCGCATGGAGTCCTTCGACGGCATCGCCGTCCTCACCACCAACCTGCGGTCCAACCTCGACGAGGCGTTCATCCGCCGACTGGACGTGATCGTCGACTTCCCGCTGCCCGCCGCCCCGCTCCGCCGTGACCTGTGGGACCGCTGCCTCGGCCCCGCGATCCCCCGTGAGGACGGGCTCGACCTGGACTTCTGCGCCCGTTTCGAGCTGGCCGGCGGATCGATCCGGTCCTGCGTGATCACGGCCGCGTACCAGGCGGCCGAGAGCGGGCGGCCGGTCTCCACGGCGGATCTGGTCGGGGCCGTCCGGCAGGAGTACCGCAAGCTCGGCCGTCTGGTGCTGGACCACGAGTTCGCGCCGGGGTGGGGAGCGCGGGGCGGCGGGTTCTGA
- a CDS encoding phage tail sheath family protein, with product MPTYLSPGVYVEEAQSGSRPIEGVGTAVAAFVGFAEKGPFHEPTLVTTWSQYVQIFGDFVDGSYLGLSVYGYFANGGGIAYVVRVGGEAGNGQADGAGPKELTVGEPVGLGSFRVSALPGVDASRTTVEVRHPEGENAPEDRFKLVVSQDGKAVETHDVTVRKNAKNYVVTQVKASSALIAVVEATAQGAPTRPSAQSVALLTSASGSASAPAPASASAEVLPAELSPQEYIGDAAARTGFGGLEAIDEITMVAAPDVMAAYQQGLIDAEGVKGVQLAMITHCELMGDRIAVLDPLPDLKPQQVSRWRTEEAGYDSKYAALYYPWIKAFDPASGQNRLMPPSGHVIGVWSRNDAERGVHKAPANEVVRGALDLATNVTKGEQDLLNPIGVNCIRAFPGRGIRIWGARTLSSDPAWRYINVRRLFNYLEESILLGTQWVVFEPNDIRLWGTIRRNISAFLREEWRRGALFGASAGEAFYVKCDAETNTPDSIDAGQVVCEIGICPVKPAEFVVFRLSQYSDSTSLVDE from the coding sequence ATGCCGACGTACCTGTCCCCGGGCGTGTATGTGGAGGAGGCCCAGAGCGGCTCCCGTCCCATCGAAGGGGTGGGGACGGCGGTCGCGGCCTTCGTGGGATTCGCCGAGAAGGGTCCCTTCCACGAACCGACGCTCGTGACCACCTGGAGCCAGTACGTCCAGATCTTCGGTGATTTCGTCGACGGCTCCTATCTGGGGTTGTCGGTGTACGGATACTTCGCCAACGGTGGCGGAATCGCGTACGTGGTGCGCGTCGGCGGGGAGGCCGGGAACGGGCAGGCCGACGGTGCGGGACCCAAGGAGCTGACCGTCGGCGAGCCGGTCGGCCTCGGCTCGTTCCGGGTCTCGGCGCTCCCCGGCGTCGACGCCTCGCGCACCACGGTCGAGGTGCGTCACCCCGAGGGGGAGAACGCCCCCGAGGACCGGTTCAAACTGGTCGTCTCGCAGGACGGCAAGGCCGTGGAGACCCATGACGTCACGGTCCGGAAGAACGCCAAGAACTACGTCGTCACCCAGGTGAAGGCGAGCTCCGCGCTCATCGCGGTGGTGGAGGCCACCGCCCAGGGCGCGCCGACCCGCCCCTCGGCCCAGAGCGTCGCTCTGCTCACGTCCGCGTCCGGGTCCGCGTCTGCGCCTGCACCCGCGTCCGCGTCCGCCGAGGTGCTGCCGGCGGAACTCTCCCCCCAGGAGTACATCGGGGACGCCGCCGCCCGTACCGGTTTCGGCGGGCTGGAGGCCATCGACGAGATCACCATGGTGGCCGCCCCGGACGTGATGGCCGCCTACCAGCAGGGCCTGATCGACGCGGAGGGCGTCAAGGGCGTGCAGCTGGCGATGATCACGCACTGCGAGCTGATGGGCGACCGGATCGCCGTCCTCGACCCACTGCCCGACCTGAAGCCCCAGCAGGTGAGCCGGTGGCGGACGGAAGAGGCGGGCTACGACTCGAAGTACGCCGCGCTCTACTACCCCTGGATCAAGGCGTTCGACCCGGCGAGCGGCCAGAACCGCCTGATGCCCCCGAGCGGTCATGTCATCGGTGTCTGGTCGCGCAACGACGCCGAGCGCGGGGTGCACAAGGCCCCGGCCAACGAGGTCGTGCGCGGGGCACTGGACCTGGCGACCAATGTCACCAAGGGTGAGCAGGACCTGCTCAACCCGATCGGGGTGAACTGCATCCGGGCCTTCCCCGGCCGCGGCATCCGGATCTGGGGCGCCCGGACGCTCTCCTCCGACCCGGCCTGGCGCTACATCAACGTCCGGCGGCTCTTCAACTACCTCGAGGAGTCCATTCTCCTCGGCACCCAGTGGGTGGTCTTCGAGCCCAACGACATACGGCTGTGGGGAACCATCCGCCGCAACATCTCGGCCTTCCTGCGCGAGGAGTGGCGTCGCGGCGCGCTGTTCGGGGCCAGCGCGGGGGAGGCGTTCTACGTCAAGTGCGACGCGGAGACCAACACTCCGGACTC